The nucleotide window gggctgggggcggttctgggggtcccggggatctggggggtttgggggtgttctggggggtttggggggcgctggggggctgggggcggtttggggggtttgggggtgcgctggggggtttgggggtgcgctggggggctgggggcggtttgggggtttgggggtgcgctggggggctgggggcggtttggggggctttggggcagccctggcagaggggcCGCGGGCGGGCGCGGCTTTGGGGCAGatctgggggctgtggggggggggggaacccccggtgccccccggtgTCCCGGCGGGGGGAGTTCCCAACCCGGGGTGCCAGGGCCGTGCCTggggggccctgctggggctctgcccgGTGTCCCCCCACTCAGTgacccccagtgtccccccgCAGTGTCCCAGCGGGTGAAGTACGCCAGCCTGGCCGTGCTGGGGGTCACACCCGGGGTGACActggggctcagggggctcagggggctcaGCCCGGTGTCCCCGGCCCCCGGTGacccgtccctgtccccgctgcaGTGTCCCGGAAGGTGAAGTACGCCAGCCTGGGcgtgctggtgctgcagaacGCGTCGCTGGTGCTCAGCATCCGCTACGTGCGCACCCTGCCCGGGGAGAGGTTCCTGCCCACCACGGCCGTGGTGATGGCCGAGGCCATGAAGGGCAGcgcctgcctgctgctgctgctcatccagCACCGGGGTgagacactggggacatggggacattggggacattggggctgtgcctgctgctgctgctcatccagCACCGGGGTgagacactggggacatggggacattggggacattggggctgtgcctgctgctgctgctcatccagCACCGGGGtgaggacactggggacatggggacactggggacattggggacattgggggacaggggctgggcctgctgctgctgctcatccagCACGGGGTAGggagacactggggacatggggacattggggacactggggacattggggacattggggctgtgcctgctgctgctgctcatccagCACCGGGGTgagacactggggacatggggacatggggacattggggctgtgcctgctgctgctgctcatccagACACTGGGGCattgggacatggggacatgggacacggggacattggggacattgggggtgtGGCGGTATCAGCAcgggggggacatggggacattggggacattggggctgtgcctgctgctgctgctcatccagCACCGGGGTgagacactggggacatggggacattggggacattggggacattggggctgtgcctgctgctgctgctcatccagCACCGGGGTGGGACCTGCAGCATTTTAAGACAACAGGACAatacctgctgctgctgctcatccagCACCGGGGTgagacactggggacatggggacattggggctgtgcctgctgctgctgctcagcacgGGGTgagacactggggacattggggacattggggacatggggacacggggacattggggacattggggacattggggctgtgcctgctgctgctgctcatccagCACCGGGGTgagacactggggacatggggacattggggacattgggggctgtgcctgctgctgctgctcatccagCACCAGGGtcagaggggacattggggacactggggacagcagggacactggggacattgaggacacTGAGTTGAGCACAGGGTGGGCGGTGAGGACACAAAGGGGACACGAGGGACCAGGAGGGGACTTGGCAGGGGTCACACAGTGAgaacactggggacattggagggATGCAGGTGAAAAGTGGCAGAGACCTGGGGGACATGAGGGGACGCGGGAGGCTCACGGGGGGGTGACAGGGATGGAGTGGCCGtgtccgtgtccctgtccctgagccctgtccccCCAGGCAGCGTCCGGCAGACGGCGGTGACGCTGCACGAGGCCGTGgtgggacagtttggggacacGCTGcgcctggctgtcccctccctcaTCTACACCCTGCAGAACAACCTGCAGTACGTGGCCATCTCCAACCTGCCCGCCGCCACCTTCCAGGTGccacacggggacagggacacgcgGGGAGGTGGCACACGCGGGGAGGTGGCACATGGGAGGAGGTGGCACACGGGGGGAGGTGGCACATGGGGACAGCTGGCACACGAGGACAGATGGCACACAGGGGAAGGTGATGAGCTTGGGGACTGTCACCGTGTCGCTGTCCTTGTGACAGTCATAGTGTCCTTGTGCCGATGTACCTGTGACAGtcacagtgtccctgtgcccatgtCCCTGTGACATTCACGGTGTCCCTGTGACAGCCacggtgtccctgtcccctgtccctgtgtcagtGTCCAGGGCCTttgtccctgatgtccctgctGGTGACAgtgtctgtgtccctgtgccgtgtccctgttcccacccctgtcccctgtcctgcaggTGATCCTGTCCCCAGGTGACTGTGcccccgtccctgtccccagctgaccctgtccctgtccctgctgtccccgcagGTGACGTACCAGCTGAAgaggctgtccctgtccccatgtccctgtccccagtgacTGTTCTCAGTGACTGTCCCTGTTGCtatgtccctgtccccagtgacTGTCCCTGACCCTAGatgaccctgtccctgtccctgcaggcgACCTACCAGCTGAAGATcctatccctgtccccctgtccccagctgactGTCCCACTGTCCTTGTCCCTAGGTAACCCTTGTCCCCCttgctgtccccacaggtgaCGTACCAGCTGAAtatcctgtccctgtccccagtgacTGTCCCTatcccatgtccctgtccccagtgactgtccctgtccctagctgtccctgtccctgtccccgcaggtgaCATACCAGCTGAAGATCCTGTCCCTGGCCCTGTCCTCAGCTGACTGTCCCccttgctgtccctgtccccgcaggtgaCGTACCAGCTGAAGATCCTGACCACGGCGCTGTTCtcggtgctgctgctgggcacggCGCTGTCGCGGCTGCAGTGGCTGTCGCTGGCGCTGCTCTTCGCGGGGGTGGCGCTGGTGCAGGCCGAGCAGGCTCGGGCCGTGCCGGCCGCGGGGCGCTGCCGCCGTCCGCGGGCCCCGAGGCGCCGCCCGCGAGAGCTACGCCGTGGGGCTGGCGGCCGTGGGCCGCCTCCTGCCTGTCCTCGGCCGCCGGGCGTCTACTTCGAAGCGGCTGCTGAAGCGCCGGGCGGCTCCATCTGGCTGCGCAACGTGCAGCTGGGCGCCGTGGGCACGCCGTGGGGCTGGGCGCCATGCTGGCCGCCGAGGGCCCCGCCGTGGCCGCGCCGCTTCTTCTACGGCTACAACGGCGCCCGTGTGGGCCGTGGTGGTGAACCAGGCGGCCGGGGGCTGCTGGTGGCCGTGGTGGTGCGCTACGCCGACAACATCCTCAAGGGCTTCGCCACGGCGCTCTCCATCCTGGCCTCCACGGCCGCCTCGGCGCACCTGTTGGCTTCCGCCGCCGCTGCGCTCTTCCTGGCCGGCACCGCCATGGTGCTCGCCGCCGTCGTGCTCTACGGGCGGCCCCGCAGCCAGGCCGGCACCCGCGGGCAGGACCCCGGCAAGTCAGTGGGGCCCTAGGGAGGGACACGGGACACGGGGAGGGCGGGAGGGACGGGATGGACGGGGCCAcgagcggggcggggcggggtgGCAGCTCAGGGGCAGCAGGTGACGGTGCCCAGGTGAGGGGTGAGCAGGtgagggtgcccaggtgaggggTGAGCAGGTGAGGGGCAGCAGGTGGCAGGATCTCATCAGAGCCCATTAGGGCTCATTAGGAtggtggaggagctggggagtcCCCAGGGGTCAGCAGGTGAGGGGCAGAAGGTGGCAGGACCTCATTAGGGCTCATTAGAGCTCATTAAGGCTCATTAGAGCTCATTAGGGCTCATTAAGGCTCGTTGGGCTCATTAGTATGGGGGAGGAGTTTGGGAGTCCCCAGGGGTCAGcagatgaggagcagcagctgtggggtcaGCAAGTAGCAGGACCTCATTAGAGCTTATTAGGCTCATTAGAGCTCGTTAGGGCTCATTAGAGCTCATTAGGACTCGTTAGCTCATTAGGGCTTGTTAGTGTGGCAGAGGAGCTTGGGGTTCCCCAGGGGTCAGCAGGTGAGGGGACCCAGGTGTGGGGTCAGCAGGTGGCAGGGCCTCATTAGAGCTCATTAGGCTCATTAGAGCTCGTTAGGGCTCATTAGAGCTCATTAGGGCTCATTAGAGCTCGTTAGGCCTCATTAGAGCTCGTTAGGGCTCATTAGAGCTCGTTAGGCTCATTGGGCTCATTAGGACGGTGGAggagtttgggggtccccagggtcAGCAGGGGGGGACCCCGATCTTGGCCTCGTTTGGGTAGTGGGGACTCGTTACAGCTCATTAGGGCTCATTAGGGACCTGCAGAGGCTCGTTAGGGGGTGGGGAGCTTGTTAATGCTCATTAATTGGTGGGGGATCATTAAGGCTCATTGGGTGCTGGGGGATGCCGAGGTGGAGATTAATGAGGTCAGAGGTTAACGAGGTCAGCAGGGTTAATGAGGTGAGCAATTAATGAGGTTAATGAGGTCAGCAGGGTTAACAAGGTCATAGGTTAATGAGGTCAGTGGGGTTAATGAGGTTAATGAAGGAGCTCTGGGGTAATGAGGTCATCAGGGTCAATGAAGTCAGCAAGGTTAACAAGGTCATAGGTTAATGAGATCAGAGGTAATGAGGTCAGCAGGGTTAATGAGGTCAGAGGTTAATGAGGTTAATGAAGGAGTTCTGGGTTCATGAGGTCAGCAGGGTTAATGAGATCAGGCGTTAATGAAGTCAGAGGTTAACGAGGTCTCAGGGGGTTAATGAAGGGTTAATGAGGGGCTGATTGGGACCCCGCCCCCTCTGTGGGAAGCCCCGCCCCCCACCCCGCCCCCCGGccggtgggggaggggccggcTGTACAGATTTTGtaggggggaggggccgggcgCGTTTTTAACGAGCTTTGGGGCTAATAAAGGCAGATTTGGTTAAAGCGCGTGCCGGGGGGGCACTAACACACTAACACggcctggcagccctggggactgTATGGGACCCACGGGGGGCGGCCCCAGGGCCACAGGGGAcccccagagctctcccagcGCCCTCTGCACTGCCCGGGCCCCGCAGGATCCATGGGGCCGCTCAGGGTCTCTCTCTCTTGCAGGTCTCCCAGCAAGGCCAAGGGCACCTGACGGCTCCGAGCGACCCCGGGCCCTATAGAGCGACCCCGGGCCCTATAGAGGGTGCCTGGGGCCCTGTGGGGCGCTATAGGATCCACATGGACCCTCTGTAgagccctgtgccccccccgggacccctcagTCCCTACAGCTGCCATATGGACCCTCCCCTCTGGGGGCTATAGGGACAGCTCCCCCCAGTCCCTATAGGTGCCATAGGGACCCTCCCCAGTCCCTATAGGGCCATATGGACCCTCCCCAGTCCCTATAGGGGCCATATGGACCCTCCCCAGTCCCTATAGGGGCCATATGGACCCTCCCCAGTCCCTATAGGGGCCATATGGACCCTCCCCAGTCCCTATAGGGCCATATGGACCCTCCCCAGTCCCTACAGGGGCCATATGGACCTGACCACCTCCCAGTCCCTATAGGGGCCATATGGACCCTCCCCCCAGTCCCTATAGGGGCCATATGGACCCCCCCCCAGTCCCTATAGGGGCCATATGGACCCTCCCCCCAGTCCCTATAGGGGCCATATGGACCCTCCCCAGTCCCTATAGGGGCCATATGGACCCTCCCCCCAGTCCCTATAGGGGCCAATGGACCTCCCCTACAAGGGCTCATGACACTCCTGCTCCCCATAGGTGGACCCCCAGGTCCCTATAGGGGCCATAGGGCCCCCCGCGCGCTTTTGAGGTGAATTAAGAGGATTTTGGTCAAACCTTGGCTCCGCGCCATCGCCAGGGGGCGCCACCCCCGGAACGCGTCCGCGCATGCGCCGTTTGGCACCGCCCTTCGCGCTCCCATTGGCCGCACGGGAATGATTGACAGGAACCATCGAGGCGAGGCTTTATTGGTCCCAGAGCGGCCGCGCGGCGCCACTTCCGCCCGAGAAAGGGCGGGAAACCCCCCGGAGCGGAAGTTGGGACCATCGAGAGGCGCTTCCGGAGGGGCGGAGCGGCCGCGCTCTCTGTGGTGCCCGGTCCTCCCAGGCGCTCCCAGTTGCCCCGGTGGCTCCCAGTGGCCTCGCAGGGCTCAGCGCAGCAGCCGCGCCAGCACCCAGCAGCCCAGCGTCACCCAGTGGCTGGCCCAGTTCAGCTCGGACCACTTGCGCACGGTGTAGGCCATGCCGTAGCCCTGAGGGGGCGGGAGGGCGTCAGGGTGCTCCCGATGATGGGGGCGACCCCGGAcctcggggggctcgggggtcccACCTGCTCCTCCACGGCGTCCTCGGCCTCCACATCGAACAGGGCGCCCAGGTAGGACAGGTGGAACAGGGCCAGGGCACCCAGGGCCCCGTTCAGAGCCCGCACCCACAGTGTctgtggggaccccaaaaatatcgTCAGGGACCCCCATAATCCTGCAGGGACCCCCTAAACCCTCCGTGTTCAACTCCCACACCCACAGCGTCTGTGGGacccaaaaatatcctcagggaccccccaaatccctcatgTTCACCTCCCACACCCACAGCGTCTGTGGGACCCCAAAGACCCTCCAAACCCCCCGTGTTCAGAGCCTCCACCCACAGCATCTgtgggaccccaaacccctcagagacccccaaggaccccccaaatccccccccgagtgcctgcaggagcccagagccccccagccttccccaaaccccctcagagccccccagaccctctgccctccccctgtgccccaccCAGGGGTCCCCAAACGCCCATCCTGCCCCCGTTatcacccccagagcccccccaggcCCCGGAGTCTCTGCTCTCACGTCCTTGTGGCGGTGGCTGCAGCGCGGGGGGCAGCGCTTGGACAGCACGCAGGCGTCAAAGATGGCGGCCAGGCGCTgcctcagggctgtggggagggcgGGGTCAGCGCGGGACACGCCCACTGCAGACTGCACCCCTTCATAGCCCCGCCCATCACCCTCAGAGCCCCGCCCATCACTGCAGGCTGGACCCCATCATAGCCCCACCCATCACCGCCCACACCCTCAAGCCCGCCACATCACACCTCTACCTCCACCCACACCAGCCACACCCATCATGCCCCCCCATCACCCCCACACCCTCACAGCCCCACCCACCAATGCAGACCACACCCTCATACCTCCACCCATCACTGCAGGCTGGACCCATCATAGCCCCGCCCATCACCGCCCACACCCTCACAGCCCCACCCACCAATGCAGACCACATCCCTTCATAGCTCCGCCCATCACTGCAGGCCACACCCATTCATAGCCCCGCCCATCAccacccagcccctcacagccctgctcactaATGCAGGCCACACCCCTTCATAGCCCCGCCCATCACTGCAGGCCACGCCCCTTCATAGCCCTGCCCATCACCACCCACACCCTCAGAGCCCCGCCCATCACTGCAGGCTCCACCCACCCCTTATAGCACCGCCCATCACTGCAGGCTCCACCCACCCCATCATAGCCCCGCCCATCACTACCCACACCTTCACAGCCCTGCCCATTGCTCCAGGCTCCACCCACATCCTCATAGCCCCACCCATCTCTGCAGGTCCCTCCCACACCCCATAGCCCTGCCCACCAGTGCAGGCCACACGCACACCCCATAGCCACACCCATCACTGCAAGCTCCGCCCACTTTTAGCTCCACTCATGGCAGGCTCCACCCCACACTCATAGCCCCACCCATCACTGCAGGCTCCACCCACTCTTTTAGCCCCACCCATCATTACAAGCTCCACCCACACCCTCATAGCCCCGCCTATCACTGCAGGCTCCACCCATCTCAGCCCCACCCAGCACCAACAGGCTCCACCCACAGCAGAGGCCCCACCCACATTCATAAGCCCCACTCATTCCTGGCCCCACCCACTCTGCTCAGGCCCCGCCCACACCTTACCTCAATCACAGCATTGCTGCCCCACCCACATCCTCAGCCCCACCCACCTTTAGGCCACACCCACATTTAaagcccctcccagccctggccccgccccttAAAGGGCCAGCGCTCACCGTGCTCGGCGTAGGTGATGAggcccagggagagcagcaccgCGGCCAGGTGGAAACTGAGGCCCTGCCAGGGGGGGACACAGCGCGTCTGGGGGCTTCGGGGGGTCCAGGGGGGGACTTTAGGGGGTCCAGGGGGACTTTGGGGGGCCCAGGACGCTTAGGGGCGCttgggggggctttgggggaagTCCAAGGGTcttttggggggtctgggggtgcttTTGGGGGGTCTATGaggcattttggggggtctgaggggctctgggggggtcCAGGGGTCTTTTGGGGGGTCTGGCGGGCTTTTGTGGGGTCTGTGaggcattttggggggtctgggggctttgggaGGTCTGGGGGGGACTTTAGGGGGTCCAGGGGGACTTTGGGGGGCCCAGGACGCTTAGGGGTGCTcaggggggctttgggggaagTCcagggggctttggggagggTCCAAGGTGCTTTTGGGGGGTCTGAGGGGCTATGGGGGGTTCCAGGGGGcttttggggggtctgggggagctTTTGTGGGGTCTATGaggcattttggggggtctgaggggctttgggggggtctgtgaggcattttggggggtctggggggcattggggggTCCAGGGGGGGACTTTACGGGGTCCGGGGGGACTTTGGGGGGCCCAGGACGCTTAGGGGTGGTctgggggggctttgggggaagTCCAGGGGGCTTTGGGAAGGGTCCAGGGGGcttttggggggtctgggggtcttTGGGGGGGTCCAGGAGGcttttgggggggtccctgctGGATTGAGGGGAGGTCCAGAGAGCTTTGGGGGGTTCCagggggggctttgggggggtcCAAGGGGCTTTCTGGAGAGTCCAGGGGGGGTTGGGGGAAGTCCAGGAGACTTTTGGGGGTCCagggggctttttggggggtccAAGGGGCTTTTGTGGGGTCTATGaggcattttggggggtcttTTGTGGGGGTCCTTGCTAGATTCAGGGgtccaggggtttttttggggagtccagggcagtttgggggaaGTCCAGGAGACTTTTGGGGAGGTCcggggggtttttgggggtgtcacagagttttggggtttcaAGGAGTCCCGGGGGgttctggggtccccaggggggAGTTGggatgaggggctgggggtcctgggggtctcaCATGCagggggcactgctggggtttggggtgccctgggtgtGGCgcgggggttttggggtccctcacGTGCAGCAGGGcgctggggtggttttggggtattcTGGGGGTgcttttggggtattttgggggtgcttttggggaattttggggtggttttggtccctcacctgcagcagagtGCTGGGGTGGTTTTAGGGTATTCTGGGGGTGCTTTTGGGGTATTCTGGGGGtgcttttgggggattttggggtgtttttggtccctcacctgcagcagagtGCTGGGGTGGTTTTAGGGTATTCTGGGGGTGCTTTTGGGGTATTCTGGGGGtgcttttggggaattttggggtatttttggtcCCTCAGGTGCAGCAGAGTGCTAGGGTTGTTCAGGGTGTTTCTGGGGATGTTTttagggtattttggggtgggtttgggtggttttggggtgtctcacatgcagcagggccctggggtggttttggggtggtttctagggtattttggggtggttttgggtgtttttggggtgtctcaCGTGCAGCAGGGCACCTTGCATCAGTGAGGGTGCCCAGCACACCAGTGACACTAACCGGTgcaccagtgacaccagtgtgGAACACCAGTGACACcgggacaccagggacaccagtatggcacaccagtgacaccagtatggcacaccagtgacaccagtgacaccagtgtgggacaccagtgacaccagtgacaccagtgacaccagtgacaccagttaCACCAGTATGGCACACCGGTGACACCAGtaacaccagtgacaccagtgacaccaaTTACACCAGTATgggacaccagtgacaccagtgacaccactgtcacaccagtgacaccagtgacaccaaTGTgggacaccagtgacaccagtgacaccagtaa belongs to Camarhynchus parvulus unplaced genomic scaffold, STF_HiC, whole genome shotgun sequence and includes:
- the SLC35A2 gene encoding LOW QUALITY PROTEIN: UDP-galactose translocator (The sequence of the model RefSeq protein was modified relative to this genomic sequence to represent the inferred CDS: inserted 7 bases in 5 codons; deleted 1 base in 1 codon) — encoded protein: MAAPGAADGGSSGDSAGPATVSRKVKYASLGVLVLQNASLVLSIRYVRTLPGERFLPTTAVVMAEAMKGSACLLLLLIQHRGSVRQTAVTLHEAVVGQFGDTLRLAVPSLIYTLQNNLQYVAISNLPAATFQVTYQLKILTTALFSVLLLGTALSRLQWLSLALLFAGVALVQAEQARAVPAAXALPPSAGPEAPPARATPWGWRPWAASCLSSAXPGVYFEAAAEAPGGSIWLRNVQLGAVGTXVGLGAMLAAEGPAVAAXRFFYGYNGAVWAVVVNQAAGGXLVAVVVRYADNILKGFATALSILASTAASAHLLASAAAALFLAGTAMVLAAVVLYGRPRSQAGTRGQDPGKSPSKAKGT